The Thioalkalivibrio nitratireducens DSM 14787 DNA segment CGATGAACAGCATCGAGCGCCGTTCGCAAGGCCAGGTGTCGGTGTGGGACGACGAGGACGGCTTCTTCTATGATGTCCTGAAGGTCGGCGGAAACCCCGAGCAGTACCATACCCTGCGCCTGCGATCGCTGGTGGGGATCGTGGCGCTGTTCCCGGTGGCCGTCCTGGATCTCGATGCGATCGAGCCGACCAGCGCGAAGGGGCTCAAGGGGCGCATCGAGTGGTTCGTTGCGCAGCATCCCGAACTGCTCGACCAGGCGCTGACGACGCATGACTCGGGTGCCGAGCGCCATCTGCTCACCTTCGTCAAACCGGAACAGCTCCGGCGCGTGCTCACCCGCGTGTTCGACGAACTCGAGTTCCTCAGCCCTCACGGCATCCGGGGCATCTCGCGGGCCTATCGGGACAAACCGTTCAGCATGCAAATCGATGGGGTGACGCTCAGTGAGCGCTATGAACCGGCAGAGTCGTCGGTCGGTCTTTTTGGCGGCAATTCCAACTGGCGCGGACCAGTATGGTTCCCGATCAACTTTCTGCTGATCGACGCGCTACGGCGCTATCACGCGTTCTTCGGTGACAGCTTCCAGATCGAGTATCCCGCCCGCTCCGGCCGCAGATGCGACCTTCGGGAGATCGCCGACGATCTGGCCGAACGCCTGGTCGGAATCTTCGAACGGGGCACCGCTGGAAGACGTCCCGTCCACGGGGGCAACGAGATCTTCCAGGACGATCCCAACTGGCGCGACCTGTTCCTGTTCTACGAGTACTTTCATGGCGACAACGGGGCCGGCATTGGCGCCTCCCATCAGACCGGGTGGACGGGGCTGGCCGCAGAACTCCTCAGCAGCAAGGGCTGAAACATGGCAAACGACGCGAAGCTGGACCGGAACAAGATTTCATTCGGTGTCACCCCCACCCTGTGGTGGAACGACGATTTTCTGGATATCGATATCGGGATCCCGTTCGGCCAGTGCGTGAGCGAAATGGCGCTGGCGGGGTTCGAAGGCTGCAGTGTCGGCCACAAGTTCCCGACCGACGTCGAGGAACTCACGCGTGAGCTCGGCCTCCGGGGCCTGCGCGTTTCCGAACCCTGGACGAGCCTCTTCTTCACCTGCGAGGCCATGTATGAGCGGACGGTCGCGGAGTTCCGGCAGTCACTCGAGTTCATCAAGTCCGTGAACGGCAGCGCCATGGTCGTCGCCGAACTAGGGCACTCGGTGCACCAGCGCCCGGTGGCGCTGTTCGCCAACCGTCCCGTGTTCGACGACCGCCAGTGGGATACGCTCGCGTCGGGGCTCAACGAACTGGGCCGAATCGCCAGCACCGAGGGGATCCGGCTTTGCTACCACCATCACATGGGCACCGGTGTCCAGACGCGAGCCGAGGTGGACCGGTTGCTGGCGTCGACCGACCCGGAGCATGTCCATCTGCTTTTGGACACCGCGCACCTGCTGTTCTCGGGCGATGATCCGCTGAGTCTGGCCCGGGACCATGCGTCACGGATCGGACACCTGCACTTCAAGAATCTCAGGCAGCCCGTGCGGGACCGGGTGATCAGGGACCACCTCTCGTTCAAGGAGGCGATCCAGGAAGGCATCTTCACCGTCCCGGGCGATCCCAGTGGCTGCATCGACTTCCGACCCATCGTGCAGGTGCTTGCGGAGAACGACTACCAGGGCTGGCTGGTGGTCGAGGCCGAACAGGATCCCGCCAGGGCCGCGCCTCTGGAATACGCAAAGATGGCACGCGAGTACCTGCGCGAGGTGACGGGGCTGTGAACCTTTTCGCATTGCGCGACTCCGGGTGGTCGACATGCGCTGAGGCGACCGCCGTTCACGACCCGCTGCGATCGGTTCACGAAATCCCACCCGAGGAGGCGTCATGGCGCTGGTAACGAAGGATCTGTCGCTCGATCAGGCCCAATCGGCTATCGCGGCAGCAATCGGGAAGGCCACGGAACTCGGATGTCTGTCCGACATCGCCCTGGTCGACGCAGGGGCCAACCTGAAGGCCTTCGTGCGCATGGACGGCGCGCTGCTGGGCTCGATCGACGTCGCCCTGAAGAAAGCACGCACCGCGCGGCTGTTCAACCTGCCGTCAGGCACCATCGGCGAGCTTTCCAGGCCGGAGGGCCCGTTGTACGGCATCGAGCACTCCAATGGCGGGTTGGTCAGCTTTGGGGGCGGCATCCCGATCGCGGACGGCGACACCGTGATCGGCGCCATCGGTGTGTCGGGAGACTCGGTCGAGAATGACCAGGCCATCGCGCAAGCGGGCGCAGAAGCCATTCAGCGCCCCCCGCCTCGCTGACAACCCGTTCTCCGGTATGCCCGGCCGCCGCCTTTCTTGCCACGAGGCTGGGTTCCCAGATGCAGACTGCACCACGTGTGGGTGCCGCCCAAGACCCGCGTGCATTTGCCGCGGACCCGATTCCGCGATCGGCGCATGGGGTTGAGCGCATCACCGCCATTCGGACCCTGATCAACCCGGGGGATCGCGTGGACCCACCACCCCGCCCAGCACCTGTCCGTATACAGGCGTCGCGCGCGCCTGGCGCAGGGAATGCCGTTCGGCGTGCGGAGGCCGGGTTATCATTCGCTTCGCGCCACTGCGACTGCGGAACCGCTGGGAAGCCAGGAAATGCAAACACCAAGTTCAATCGATGTCGCGACCTCCCTGGCCGTGGAGCACGGCGAGGTTACATACACGACCATTGCCGGTCACCCGTACACCCTCGCGGCCGCCATGGCGTTTGCCGCCATCCACCTGCTTGCCCCGCATTGCCGCCGGCTGTTCGCCTCTTACGACCGGCATGCCTACTCATTGGCCGGCGGCATGGCGGTAGCGTATGCGATCCTGATCCTGCTGCCGGAGTTCGAATACATCCACGGTCAGGTCGGCAATATCGTCTACCCCATGGTGCTGGCGGGCCTGGTGGGCTTCTACGCCCTGGAGCTCTACCTGCTGCAGCGGCGCCCATCGGAGTCCCGGGGTTCTGATGCGTTCCGTATGGCATCCCTGCACATCGGGACGGTCTGGCTTTACACCTGGGGCATCATCTACGCGATGCCCGACCAGGTGCTGCAACACGGCGCCATGGTCTACTTTTCCGTGGCGGCAATCGGAATGCACCTGGTGTACAAGGACTACCTGATGAGCGTTCACCACGACGAGGCCTACCTGCACTGGGGGCGCTATCTACTCGCGAGTGCTCCTCTGATCGCCTGGGGCATGGGGCTGATGCTCGAACCGTCCGAGTTCGTCTCCGACCTGATCGTGGCCCTGCTGGCGGGCTACTTGCTGCAGAACGTGTTTCGTAACGAGATTCCCGACGACCGCGCTTCCTGCGTGCCGAGCTTCGTCCTGGGGGCAGTGCTATTCGGTGTTCCCGTTGCGTACGTACTTCACCTGCTGTGAGGCCGCGCCGCATTTCGGGGTGGTTCGGGCCGCTGCCGAGTCCGGACCCGGATAACCGTTCGATTCAATACGATACTGACCCTGGTCTCACGACGATTCCGGCGTTGAAGGGCCATTACCAGGCACTCGAAAAGCGCCGCGGCAAGACCTGGCGCAGCGCGTAGCTCATCAGTCCGTTCCTGTGGACGGCTCTTCGAGCGTTTCGTCGAGCCAGTCGTACACGACCGCATTGGACAGGGGATAGTTGCCCATCTGGCAATGCATGTCGGCCCCCTCCCGCGTTGCGAAGATTCGCGTGGTGACGGAACCCGACACCGATGCCGCAAACGCCTCGATCTGCCGCAGCGTTTCATCGCCCTCGCCCGCACCTCCGAGGGCCAGTGACGGGCAGGTGATGCGACTCAGATCCTCGACGCGGTACGCCTCCAGCGCGGCCATCCACTCGCTGAAACTGGCGACGCCGTAGCGGCGGCACACCGCCTTGAACGCGAGCTTGGTGGTGGTCGGCATGATGTCGTCCGGCACCTGGTCGATCTCCTCCAGGCGGAGGTCTCCGCCACCCTTGTCCATCCCGAACCCCGCTGACGCAAGGCCGGACAGGTAGGCGTGCATGTCGCTGATGGGCGCGTTGGCGATCAAGGCCTTGATGCGCCGGTCGTACGTGGCTGTACGGGTCACGAAGTAGCCGCCAAAACTGATTCCGTACAGTGCAAGGCGATCCGGGGCGATTTCGCGGCATGACAGGGCGAAATCGACGACGGCGCGGAGCGGCACTTCATAATCCGGCCTGAAGGTAAGATCGGGATACCGGCGCATGGTGCCGACCTGCCCGGGGCCTTCCGCAATCAGCACCGTGAACCCCCGCTGAACCGCGTCAAAGGCAGTCTCGAAATAAAGCTCCTCGGCCGTCCCGTCGAAGCCGGTCATACAGATCACCGCCTTGTTCGATCCGGAAACGCCGGGTGGCACAACGAGGTAGCCAGGCAGATCCGCACCCTCGAACGGGATATCCACGGCCTTGACGACGAATGGCAGATGCCGGGTTGCAGCAACGAAGGCATCCCTGCTCGCCAACCCCAGTCGCTGTGCTTCGGCGCCAAAGGGGTCCGAGAAATACTCCGCCGAGCGATAATAGTTCGCCGCCCGCAGCAGATGGTCGCGCGCTGACACGACGTGCCCCCTGGCCATCGCAAGATCCGCCTTTTCCATCAGATCGTCGGCAGTTGCCGCAAATGCCCCCGGCCACCGCGCGGGATCGTCATCGTCCATGCGGCTTCGCGCAGCCATGATCTCGCCGGGGCTGCCACCGCCGGAACTGCAAGCGCCAAGCACCCGCATCAACTGGAAATCCAATTCTCCTGAATGAAACCCGTGGATTCGCGTGGCGCCACGTTCAACGTTGCCCATATCCGTGTCTCCTCCGCCGATAACGACCCGGGATCCCCCGGCGCACTGCCCCCTCTTGATGGAAC contains these protein-coding regions:
- a CDS encoding GlcG/HbpS family heme-binding protein, with amino-acid sequence MALVTKDLSLDQAQSAIAAAIGKATELGCLSDIALVDAGANLKAFVRMDGALLGSIDVALKKARTARLFNLPSGTIGELSRPEGPLYGIEHSNGGLVSFGGGIPIADGDTVIGAIGVSGDSVENDQAIAQAGAEAIQRPPPR
- a CDS encoding alpha/beta hydrolase family protein, with translation MGNVERGATRIHGFHSGELDFQLMRVLGACSSGGGSPGEIMAARSRMDDDDPARWPGAFAATADDLMEKADLAMARGHVVSARDHLLRAANYYRSAEYFSDPFGAEAQRLGLASRDAFVAATRHLPFVVKAVDIPFEGADLPGYLVVPPGVSGSNKAVICMTGFDGTAEELYFETAFDAVQRGFTVLIAEGPGQVGTMRRYPDLTFRPDYEVPLRAVVDFALSCREIAPDRLALYGISFGGYFVTRTATYDRRIKALIANAPISDMHAYLSGLASAGFGMDKGGGDLRLEEIDQVPDDIMPTTTKLAFKAVCRRYGVASFSEWMAALEAYRVEDLSRITCPSLALGGAGEGDETLRQIEAFAASVSGSVTTRIFATREGADMHCQMGNYPLSNAVVYDWLDETLEEPSTGTD
- the iolE gene encoding myo-inosose-2 dehydratase, giving the protein MANDAKLDRNKISFGVTPTLWWNDDFLDIDIGIPFGQCVSEMALAGFEGCSVGHKFPTDVEELTRELGLRGLRVSEPWTSLFFTCEAMYERTVAEFRQSLEFIKSVNGSAMVVAELGHSVHQRPVALFANRPVFDDRQWDTLASGLNELGRIASTEGIRLCYHHHMGTGVQTRAEVDRLLASTDPEHVHLLLDTAHLLFSGDDPLSLARDHASRIGHLHFKNLRQPVRDRVIRDHLSFKEAIQEGIFTVPGDPSGCIDFRPIVQVLAENDYQGWLVVEAEQDPARAAPLEYAKMAREYLREVTGL